From one Magnetofaba australis IT-1 genomic stretch:
- the ilvD gene encoding dihydroxy-acid dehydratase yields the protein MPEYRSKTSTHGRNMAGARALWRATGVKEADFGKPIIAVVNSFTQFVPGHVHLREVGKLVAAEVEAAGGIAKEFNTIAVDDGIAMGHDGMLYSLPSREIIADSVEYMVGAHTADAMICISNCDKITPGMLMAALRLNIPAVFVSGGPMEAGKVTMENGQIKKADLIDPMIAAGDASVSDKDVESLERSACPTCGSCSGMFTANSMNCLTEALGLSLPGNGTLLATHADRKELFLAGARRIVELTERYYKQGDESVLPRSIATFQAFENAMCLDIAMGGSTNTVLHLLAAAQEAEVDFTMADIDRLSRQVPCLCKVAPATDKYHVEDVHHAGGVFGILGELDRAGLINGDCRTVHAASMTEAIATEDIQSGQASDAAKSRALAAPGGQPTVEPYCQSQRWPAADDDRVNGCIRDKAHAYSQDGGLAVLFGNIAREGCIVKTAGVDESIWKFSGPARIFHSQDAACEAILGDRIQAGDVVVIRYEGPKGGPGMQEMLYPTSYLKSKHLGKACALITDGRFSGGTSGLSIGHCSPEAAEGGEIALIEEGDTIEIDIPNRAINVAIDEQEMARRRAAMESDPHTAYQPSGRNRVVSKALQAYAAMTTSAARGAVRDVSQLTAKR from the coding sequence ATGCCTGAATATCGCTCGAAAACCTCCACCCATGGCCGCAATATGGCCGGCGCGCGCGCCCTGTGGCGCGCCACTGGCGTCAAGGAGGCCGATTTCGGCAAGCCCATCATCGCCGTGGTCAACTCCTTCACGCAATTCGTTCCCGGCCACGTGCACCTGCGCGAAGTGGGCAAACTGGTGGCCGCCGAGGTCGAGGCTGCGGGGGGCATCGCCAAGGAGTTCAACACCATCGCGGTGGATGACGGCATCGCCATGGGTCATGACGGCATGCTCTACTCCCTGCCCTCGCGGGAGATTATCGCCGACTCCGTGGAATATATGGTGGGCGCCCACACCGCCGACGCCATGATCTGCATCTCCAACTGCGACAAGATCACCCCGGGTATGTTGATGGCGGCGCTGCGGCTGAACATTCCGGCGGTGTTCGTCTCCGGCGGTCCCATGGAGGCGGGCAAGGTGACCATGGAAAATGGTCAGATCAAAAAGGCCGATCTGATCGACCCCATGATCGCCGCGGGCGACGCCTCGGTGAGCGACAAGGACGTTGAGAGCTTGGAGCGCTCCGCCTGCCCCACCTGCGGCTCCTGTTCCGGCATGTTCACCGCCAACTCCATGAACTGCCTGACCGAAGCGCTGGGCCTGTCGTTGCCGGGCAATGGCACGCTGCTGGCCACCCATGCGGATCGCAAAGAGCTGTTCCTGGCGGGTGCGCGCCGCATCGTCGAACTGACCGAGCGTTATTATAAGCAGGGCGATGAGTCGGTGTTGCCGCGCAGCATCGCCACTTTCCAGGCGTTCGAGAACGCCATGTGCCTGGATATCGCCATGGGCGGCTCCACCAACACCGTGCTGCACCTGTTGGCGGCGGCGCAGGAGGCGGAGGTGGACTTCACCATGGCCGACATCGACCGCCTGTCGCGTCAGGTCCCCTGCCTGTGCAAAGTGGCCCCGGCCACCGACAAGTATCATGTGGAGGACGTGCACCATGCGGGCGGCGTGTTTGGCATTCTGGGCGAATTGGATCGCGCCGGGCTGATCAATGGCGACTGCCGCACCGTGCACGCGGCCTCCATGACCGAGGCCATCGCCACCGAGGACATTCAATCCGGCCAGGCCAGCGACGCCGCCAAGAGCCGCGCTCTGGCGGCGCCGGGGGGGCAGCCCACGGTGGAGCCCTATTGCCAGTCCCAGCGCTGGCCCGCCGCCGATGACGACCGCGTCAATGGCTGCATCCGCGACAAGGCCCACGCCTACTCCCAGGATGGCGGTTTGGCGGTGCTGTTTGGCAACATCGCCCGCGAGGGCTGCATCGTGAAGACCGCTGGGGTGGATGAGTCGATCTGGAAATTCTCCGGTCCGGCGCGCATTTTCCACAGTCAGGACGCCGCTTGTGAGGCGATTCTGGGGGACAGAATCCAAGCGGGCGATGTGGTGGTGATCCGCTACGAAGGGCCCAAGGGCGGTCCGGGCATGCAGGAGATGCTCTACCCCACCAGCTACTTGAAGTCCAAACACCTGGGCAAGGCGTGTGCGCTGATCACCGATGGGCGCTTCTCCGGCGGCACCTCGGGGCTCTCCATCGGCCACTGCTCGCCGGAAGCGGCGGAGGGCGGCGAGATCGCCTTGATTGAAGAGGGCGACACCATCGAGATCGACATCCCCAACCGCGCCATCAACGTCGCGATTGATGAGCAGGAGATGGCGCGTCGACGCGCCGCCATGGAGAGCGACCCGCACACCGCCTATCAGCCCAGCGGGCGCAACCGTGTGGTCTCCAAGGCGCTGCAGGCCTACGCCGCCATGACCACCTCGGCGGCGCGCGGCGCGGTGCGCGATGTGTCGCAACTGACCGCCAAACGGTAA
- the tsf gene encoding translation elongation factor Ts, with translation MAVTAGMVKELREKTGAGMMDCKKALGETDGDMEAAVDWLRKKGISSAAKKSTRVAAEGKVAAASEGTKGALVEVNCETDFTAKNDGFVGYVDAMAGVVLASGETDIETLKGQAFPGSSRNVGDELTHLVATIGENMSLRRAAVLSVESGVVASYIHGGGKIGVLVALESTGDAGKLAELGKQLAMHVAAAAPLFLDRNSVDASALDREKDVLTEQAKASGKPDNIIEKMVIGRINKYYEEVCLLDQAFVIDPDQKVGKVVQAAGKEMGAEIKLTGFARFVLGEGIEKEEKDFAAEVAEQIGG, from the coding sequence ATGGCGGTTACCGCTGGTATGGTGAAAGAGCTCCGCGAGAAGACTGGCGCGGGCATGATGGATTGCAAAAAAGCCTTGGGCGAGACCGATGGCGACATGGAAGCGGCTGTTGACTGGCTGCGCAAAAAAGGCATCTCCTCGGCGGCCAAGAAATCCACCCGCGTGGCGGCTGAAGGGAAGGTGGCTGCGGCCTCCGAAGGGACCAAAGGCGCCCTGGTGGAAGTCAACTGCGAGACCGACTTCACCGCCAAGAATGACGGTTTCGTCGGCTATGTCGACGCCATGGCGGGCGTGGTCCTGGCCAGCGGCGAGACCGACATCGAGACCCTCAAGGGCCAAGCCTTTCCCGGCTCCAGCCGCAATGTGGGCGATGAGCTGACCCACCTGGTGGCCACCATCGGCGAGAACATGTCCCTGCGTCGCGCTGCGGTGCTGAGCGTGGAGTCCGGCGTGGTCGCCAGCTACATCCATGGCGGTGGCAAAATCGGCGTGCTGGTGGCTCTGGAGTCCACCGGCGATGCAGGCAAATTGGCTGAACTGGGCAAGCAACTGGCCATGCATGTGGCCGCCGCCGCGCCGCTGTTCCTGGACCGCAACTCGGTGGACGCTTCCGCTCTGGATCGTGAGAAGGACGTGCTGACCGAGCAGGCCAAAGCCTCCGGCAAGCCCGACAACATCATTGAAAAAATGGTGATTGGCCGCATCAACAAGTACTACGAAGAGGTCTGCTTGCTGGACCAGGCCTTCGTCATCGACCCCGACCAAAAGGTCGGCAAGGTGGTGCAGGCCGCCGGTAAGGAGATGGGGGCCGAGATCAAACTCACAGGCTTCGCCCGCTTCGTCCTAGGTGAAGGCATCGAGAAAGAAGAGAAGGATTTTGCAGCGGAAGTCGCCGAGCAGATCGGCGGCTGA
- a CDS encoding 1-deoxy-D-xylulose-5-phosphate reductoisomerase, which translates to MSVKTLSVLGCTGSIGVNTLDVALSNPDRFRIVALAAGSNWRRVVEQARQCRPEVVALFDEEAADQARAALADLKIPVLSGVEGVSEAAALESARMTVSAIVGAAGLAPTIAAIRARKDIALANKECLVMAGALFMEEIARYQVRLIPVDSEHSAIFQVFQQTRWMRRLVLTASGGPFRGKRRGELVNVTPEQALAHPNWSMGRKISIDSATMMNKGLEVIEAHWLFGLPPEQIDVVVHPQSIVHSMVEYMDGSVLAQMGAPDMRTPIAVAMAWPERTQTNVPSLDLPQLAKLTFEARPDPADFPCLELAYDALRRGGLAPAVLNAANEVAVAAFLDAGLPFLTIPKVIDRTLDSLPLGAAAQLEDVFAADHQARKVAQRIVEEIC; encoded by the coding sequence GTGAGCGTCAAAACCCTCTCCGTGCTGGGCTGCACCGGCTCCATCGGCGTCAACACGCTGGATGTGGCGCTCTCCAATCCGGACCGCTTCCGCATCGTGGCGCTGGCGGCGGGGAGTAACTGGCGCCGGGTGGTGGAGCAGGCGCGTCAGTGTCGTCCCGAAGTGGTGGCGCTGTTTGACGAGGAGGCCGCTGACCAGGCCCGCGCCGCGTTGGCGGATCTCAAAATCCCGGTACTCTCCGGGGTCGAGGGCGTGAGTGAAGCGGCGGCGTTGGAGTCGGCGCGCATGACCGTCTCCGCCATCGTCGGCGCCGCTGGTCTGGCGCCCACCATCGCCGCCATTCGCGCGCGTAAGGATATCGCCCTGGCCAACAAGGAGTGTCTGGTGATGGCCGGGGCGCTGTTCATGGAGGAGATCGCCCGCTATCAGGTGCGCTTGATCCCGGTGGACTCCGAACACAGCGCCATCTTCCAGGTGTTCCAGCAGACCCGTTGGATGCGCCGTCTGGTGTTGACCGCCTCGGGCGGTCCGTTCCGTGGCAAGCGCCGAGGCGAACTAGTCAATGTGACGCCGGAACAGGCGTTGGCGCATCCCAACTGGTCTATGGGCCGCAAGATCAGCATCGACAGCGCCACCATGATGAACAAGGGGCTGGAGGTGATCGAGGCGCACTGGCTGTTTGGTCTGCCCCCCGAGCAGATCGACGTGGTGGTGCATCCGCAGAGCATTGTCCACTCCATGGTGGAATACATGGACGGCTCGGTGTTGGCGCAGATGGGCGCGCCGGATATGCGCACCCCCATTGCGGTGGCCATGGCCTGGCCTGAACGGACGCAAACCAACGTCCCTTCACTCGACCTGCCACAATTGGCTAAACTGACGTTTGAAGCGCGTCCCGACCCGGCGGACTTCCCCTGTCTGGAGTTGGCCTATGATGCGCTGCGCCGGGGCGGTTTGGCCCCTGCGGTATTGAATGCCGCCAACGAGGTTGCCGTGGCGGCGTTTTTGGATGCGGGATTGCCATTTTTAACCATCCCCAAGGTGATCGATCGCACGCTGGACTCCCTCCCGCTGGGCGCCGCCGCGCAGCTTGAGGATGTGTTCGCGGCCGATCATCAGGCGCGCAAGGTCGCGCAACGCATTGTGGAAGAGATCTGTTAA
- the pyrH gene encoding UMP kinase codes for MATQQKRRVLIKLSGEALMGDRGYGLDPDFVSEVASEIRNAHQMGVQIALVVGGGNIFRGVSSSAVGMQRSRADQMGMLATVINGLALQSAMETLGVETVVQTALEMPKVTEAFQRDRAVAHLNENRVVIFVAGTGNPFFTTDTAAALRACEIDAEILLKATKVDGVYSADPVKDPAAQRYDRLTFTEVLAKDLKVMDLTAITLCRENALPIGVFSIYEKGALAAVLGGQPKATIIEEG; via the coding sequence ATGGCCACACAGCAGAAACGCAGGGTGTTGATCAAATTGTCCGGCGAAGCCCTCATGGGCGATCGCGGCTATGGTCTGGATCCCGACTTTGTCAGCGAAGTGGCCTCGGAAATTCGCAATGCGCATCAGATGGGGGTCCAAATCGCCCTGGTGGTGGGCGGCGGCAACATCTTCCGCGGCGTCTCCAGCTCGGCGGTGGGCATGCAGCGCTCCCGCGCCGACCAGATGGGCATGCTGGCCACGGTGATCAATGGCTTGGCCCTGCAGAGCGCCATGGAGACCCTGGGCGTGGAGACGGTGGTGCAGACCGCCCTGGAGATGCCCAAAGTCACCGAGGCGTTTCAGCGCGACCGCGCCGTGGCGCACTTGAATGAAAACCGCGTGGTGATCTTTGTGGCGGGCACCGGCAACCCGTTTTTCACCACCGATACCGCCGCTGCGCTGCGCGCCTGCGAGATCGATGCAGAGATCCTGCTCAAAGCCACAAAAGTCGACGGCGTCTACTCCGCCGACCCGGTCAAAGACCCCGCCGCACAGCGCTATGACCGCCTCACTTTCACAGAAGTGCTTGCCAAAGACCTGAAAGTGATGGATCTTACCGCGATCACCTTATGTCGCGAGAACGCACTGCCTATCGGCGTCTTTTCCATCTATGAGAAGGGCGCCTTGGCGGCTGTGCTGGGTGGCCAGCCCAAAGCCACCATTATTGAGGAGGGATGA
- a CDS encoding L-threonylcarbamoyladenylate synthase, with translation MSQFFTIHPDNPQPRLINQAVSILNQGGVIVYPTDTTYGLGCLIDNRKGIERITQIKRLANNHQLTMLCADLSQISEYAMVDNQTYRLLKRFLPGPYTFVLDATREAPKSMLTKRKTIGLRVPDHAICHALLEQIGKPLLSTSLKLPGEEILSDPVAFRSVMEKRVDLIIDGGVLPEHPSTVVDLTGGAVEVLRVGSGDPAPFQ, from the coding sequence ATGAGCCAGTTCTTTACCATACACCCGGACAATCCACAGCCCCGGTTGATCAATCAGGCTGTATCCATTTTGAACCAAGGCGGCGTCATCGTCTACCCCACCGACACCACCTACGGGCTGGGGTGCCTGATCGACAACCGCAAGGGCATCGAGCGCATCACGCAGATCAAGCGTCTGGCCAACAACCACCAGCTCACCATGCTGTGTGCGGATCTGTCGCAGATCTCCGAGTACGCCATGGTGGACAATCAGACCTATCGTCTGCTCAAGCGCTTCCTGCCCGGCCCCTACACCTTTGTGTTGGACGCCACCCGCGAAGCGCCCAAGTCGATGCTGACCAAACGCAAGACCATTGGTCTGCGAGTGCCGGACCACGCCATCTGCCATGCGCTGCTGGAGCAGATCGGCAAGCCGCTGCTCTCCACCTCGCTGAAACTGCCCGGCGAGGAGATTCTGTCGGATCCCGTCGCCTTCCGTTCGGTGATGGAGAAGCGCGTGGACCTGATCATCGATGGCGGCGTGCTGCCGGAACACCCCTCCACGGTGGTGGATCTGACTGGCGGCGCAGTGGAGGTGTTGCGGGTGGGCTCCGGCGATCCGGCCCCGTTTCAATAA
- the rpsB gene encoding 30S ribosomal protein S2, whose translation MAKYSIRELLDAGFHFGHQTKRWNPKMDAYIFTARNGVHIVNLSKSVVMLRDACNVVRDTVQKGGSVLFVGTKRQAVDLVSREAKRCGQYYVNHRWLGGTLTNWRTIQGSIRRLKDIEKMREEGSLSSYTKKEGQMMEREAEKIERALGGIKNMERLPDLMVVVDTRKESIAVKEARKLGIPVMALVDTNCDPDVIDYVVPGNDDAIRSLGLFLSKVGDSVLEGGELGGRSLGEAAEQSADESLAAEMEAAADAE comes from the coding sequence ATGGCTAAGTATTCAATTCGTGAACTGCTCGACGCAGGCTTCCATTTCGGCCACCAAACCAAGCGCTGGAATCCCAAAATGGACGCCTACATCTTCACCGCCCGCAACGGCGTGCACATCGTCAACCTCTCCAAGAGCGTTGTGATGCTGCGCGACGCCTGCAACGTGGTGCGCGATACCGTGCAAAAGGGCGGCTCCGTGCTGTTCGTGGGCACCAAGCGTCAAGCCGTCGATCTGGTTTCCCGCGAAGCCAAGCGCTGCGGTCAATACTATGTGAACCACCGCTGGTTGGGCGGCACCCTGACCAACTGGCGCACCATTCAAGGCTCCATCCGTCGCCTCAAGGACATCGAAAAGATGCGCGAAGAGGGCTCCCTGTCTTCCTACACCAAAAAGGAAGGGCAGATGATGGAGCGTGAAGCCGAAAAGATCGAGCGCGCCCTGGGCGGCATCAAGAACATGGAGCGTCTGCCCGACCTGATGGTGGTGGTGGACACCCGCAAGGAGTCCATCGCGGTGAAAGAAGCCCGCAAGCTGGGCATCCCCGTGATGGCCCTGGTGGACACCAACTGCGATCCCGACGTCATCGACTACGTGGTCCCCGGCAACGACGACGCCATCCGCTCCCTGGGCCTGTTCCTGAGCAAAGTGGGCGACTCGGTGCTGGAAGGCGGCGAGTTGGGCGGTCGCAGCCTGGGCGAAGCGGCTGAGCAGAGCGCCGACGAGTCCCTGGCCGCCGAGATGGAAGCCGCCGCCGACGCGGAATAA
- the frr gene encoding ribosome recycling factor translates to MDVELLLLDLDERMSKSLSVLKEELSTVRTGRASTGLLEHVTVKAYGDLMPINQLATLSVPEARLIVIQPWDKGSLGAIEKAILESDLGLNPMNDGQLIRVPMPELTEERRREMVKLVHKYCEQAKISVRNIRRDGMDQLKKAEKDKEISQDEMHVQEKEVQELTDAFVKKIDEAMASKEADVMQV, encoded by the coding sequence ATGGATGTGGAACTGTTGCTGCTGGACCTGGATGAGCGCATGAGTAAAAGCTTGAGCGTTCTGAAAGAGGAGCTGTCTACGGTCCGCACCGGCCGCGCCTCCACCGGTCTGCTCGAGCATGTCACCGTCAAAGCGTATGGCGACTTGATGCCCATCAATCAGCTCGCCACCCTGTCGGTGCCTGAAGCCCGCTTGATTGTGATCCAGCCGTGGGACAAGGGCTCTCTGGGCGCTATTGAAAAAGCGATTCTGGAGTCCGATCTGGGGCTCAACCCCATGAACGATGGCCAGCTTATCCGCGTGCCGATGCCGGAGTTGACTGAAGAGCGTCGCCGCGAAATGGTCAAGCTGGTGCACAAATATTGTGAACAGGCCAAAATCAGCGTGCGCAATATTCGTCGCGACGGCATGGATCAGCTCAAAAAAGCCGAGAAGGACAAAGAGATCTCCCAGGACGAGATGCACGTTCAGGAGAAAGAGGTCCAGGAGTTGACCGACGCCTTCGTCAAGAAGATCGACGAAGCCATGGCGTCCAAAGAAGCTGACGTGATGCAGGTGTAA
- the rseP gene encoding RIP metalloprotease RseP, with translation MLTIFWAIVVLGALIFVHEMGHFLVARWSGVRVVTFSIGFGPKLAGWRGKRRFGATDPGAEYTVSAIPLGGYVKMLGESVEDELDEEDRRYSFSHKGLWPRTAIVSAGPMFNFIFAVVALWGAFLLGMPELLPEVGAVKEDSPALAAGLQEGDRILAIDGKSIPLWTDLSETVRASEGRTLNFTVQRESDRFDLNITPEIKESKNLFGEPIQRALIGISPSGAVTTTDYGFVESFALGAQQTWAYIDLTVTSIWKLLTRVVSPDQLGGPIMIAEMAGKTAEQGATSLLQFMALVSVNLGILNLLPIPILDGGHLMFYAVEAVKGKPVGEKAYMMANRIGIALLGSLMILAFYNDLARLWPRLVAYFQ, from the coding sequence ATGCTGACCATCTTCTGGGCCATTGTTGTTCTTGGCGCCCTGATTTTTGTGCATGAAATGGGTCACTTCCTGGTGGCGCGTTGGTCTGGCGTGCGTGTGGTGACCTTCTCCATCGGTTTTGGTCCCAAGTTGGCGGGTTGGCGCGGCAAACGCCGTTTTGGCGCCACCGACCCCGGCGCCGAATACACCGTCTCCGCCATCCCATTGGGCGGCTATGTCAAAATGCTGGGCGAGTCGGTGGAGGATGAGTTGGACGAGGAGGATCGTCGCTACTCCTTCAGCCATAAGGGGCTGTGGCCGCGCACCGCCATCGTCTCCGCCGGGCCGATGTTCAATTTCATCTTCGCCGTGGTGGCGTTATGGGGCGCTTTTCTGCTGGGCATGCCCGAGTTGTTGCCGGAAGTGGGCGCAGTCAAAGAGGATTCTCCCGCGCTGGCGGCCGGGTTGCAGGAAGGGGATCGCATACTCGCCATTGACGGCAAGTCGATTCCGCTGTGGACGGATCTGTCGGAAACAGTGCGCGCCAGCGAAGGTCGCACGCTCAACTTTACTGTCCAGCGGGAGTCGGATCGCTTTGATTTGAATATCACGCCGGAGATCAAAGAGTCGAAAAACCTATTTGGCGAGCCAATCCAACGCGCGCTCATCGGCATCAGCCCCAGCGGCGCGGTGACCACCACTGATTATGGGTTTGTTGAGTCTTTCGCGCTGGGCGCGCAACAGACCTGGGCCTATATCGACCTGACGGTGACCAGCATCTGGAAGCTGCTCACCCGCGTGGTGTCGCCGGATCAGTTGGGCGGTCCCATTATGATCGCCGAGATGGCCGGCAAAACCGCCGAACAGGGCGCCACCAGCCTGTTGCAGTTCATGGCGCTGGTATCAGTCAATCTCGGCATTCTCAACCTGCTGCCTATCCCCATTCTCGACGGCGGACATTTGATGTTTTACGCCGTGGAAGCTGTTAAAGGGAAGCCAGTGGGCGAAAAAGCCTATATGATGGCCAATCGCATCGGAATTGCGCTGTTGGGCAGTCTGATGATTTTGGCGTTCTACAACGACCTGGCCAGATTGTGGCCGCGTCTGGTTGCCTATTTTCAATGA
- a CDS encoding phosphatidate cytidylyltransferase gives MVTRILSAVVLIPLVLWLIIGAPPIATLCLTILASVGLMWEWEKLQGAVNQQRFVWWAGGAALFQMLAYVGQSRLIPWVLLIVLFNRIAIEALRYDGKSQDRQGASRIALSLFGLIYAALPLALLMEIRLLDQGPAWICLALFVIWATDSGAYFTGRAMGNVKLAPRLSPKKTREGAIGGLVVGLSAGTLTAYAFELPLSYGHAFAAAAIISLAGQMGDLVESFFKREAAVKDSGGLIPGHGGLLDRLDSLLFATPLYYAYLLWMGLL, from the coding sequence ATGGTAACCAGAATCCTCTCCGCAGTCGTCCTCATCCCCCTGGTGCTGTGGCTGATTATCGGCGCGCCGCCCATCGCCACACTCTGTTTGACCATTCTGGCCAGCGTCGGCTTGATGTGGGAGTGGGAGAAGCTGCAAGGCGCTGTCAATCAACAGCGCTTTGTCTGGTGGGCGGGTGGCGCGGCGCTGTTTCAAATGCTCGCCTATGTGGGCCAAAGTCGCTTGATCCCTTGGGTGCTGTTGATTGTTCTGTTCAATCGCATCGCCATTGAGGCGCTGCGGTATGACGGCAAAAGCCAGGATCGTCAGGGCGCATCCCGTATCGCCCTCTCCCTGTTTGGCTTGATCTATGCGGCCCTGCCGTTGGCGCTGCTGATGGAGATTCGATTGCTGGATCAAGGTCCGGCTTGGATCTGTCTGGCGCTGTTTGTGATCTGGGCCACTGACTCCGGCGCTTACTTCACAGGACGCGCCATGGGCAATGTCAAACTGGCCCCGCGCTTGAGCCCGAAAAAGACCCGTGAAGGCGCCATTGGCGGCTTGGTTGTGGGCTTAAGCGCAGGCACGCTCACCGCCTACGCCTTTGAGTTGCCGCTCAGTTATGGCCATGCGTTTGCGGCGGCGGCGATCATTTCCCTGGCCGGTCAGATGGGCGATCTGGTGGAGTCTTTCTTCAAGCGCGAAGCGGCGGTGAAAGACTCTGGCGGGTTGATTCCCGGACATGGCGGCCTGCTGGATCGTCTGGATAGCCTGCTGTTCGCCACGCCGCTCTACTACGCCTACCTGCTGTGGATGGGACTGCTGTGA
- the uppS gene encoding polyprenyl diphosphate synthase, translated as MSKSTPPLPENLPRHVAIVMDGNRRWAKKRFLPKLEGHRQGVKAVRRTIEACLEFKIPTLTLYTFSAENWNRPEEEVSALMNLLALHLKREVDELVKEGVRFRALGRLHELPPKIRDLVRDLEQKTTHNTDLNFNIALNYGGRQELIDAARSIAQDVANGDLSLDAIDDAQISNRLTTVGQPDPDLMIRTGGEQRVSNFLLWQVAYTELVFLPIFWPEFDRKYFLSALEEFSRRERRFGAAS; from the coding sequence ATGAGTAAATCCACGCCGCCACTGCCGGAAAATCTCCCGCGTCATGTCGCCATCGTCATGGACGGCAATCGTCGTTGGGCGAAAAAGCGTTTTCTGCCCAAACTCGAAGGACACCGCCAGGGCGTCAAAGCGGTGCGTCGCACCATTGAGGCATGCCTGGAGTTCAAAATCCCCACCCTGACGCTCTACACCTTCTCGGCGGAGAACTGGAATCGGCCGGAAGAGGAGGTCTCCGCCTTGATGAATCTACTGGCGCTGCACTTGAAGCGCGAAGTGGATGAGTTGGTCAAGGAGGGGGTGCGCTTCCGCGCTCTGGGGCGTCTGCATGAACTGCCGCCCAAGATTCGGGATCTGGTGCGCGACCTGGAACAGAAGACCACGCACAACACAGACCTGAATTTCAACATCGCCCTGAACTATGGCGGACGCCAGGAGCTCATCGACGCCGCGCGCTCCATCGCGCAGGATGTGGCCAACGGCGATTTGAGCCTCGACGCCATCGATGATGCGCAGATCTCCAACCGCTTGACCACCGTTGGGCAACCGGATCCCGATCTGATGATTCGCACCGGCGGCGAACAGCGGGTGAGCAACTTCCTGTTGTGGCAGGTCGCCTATACCGAATTGGTCTTCCTGCCGATCTTCTGGCCGGAGTTCGACCGCAAGTATTTCCTTAGCGCCCTGGAAGAGTTCTCCCGCCGCGAACGCCGATTTGGCGCGGCCTCATGA